In the genome of Hugenholtzia roseola DSM 9546, one region contains:
- the gldF gene encoding gliding motility-associated ABC transporter permease subunit GldF: MWQILKKEMNSFLSSLIGYLVMVIFLTAMGLFVWVFPQTSVLAYGFADLYALFSLAPYVFLFLIPAITMRAFAEERRAGTMELLLTRPLSDWEIILGKYLACLGLAVVALLPTLLYYYSVYQLGLPKGNIDTAAVMGSYIGLFCLAAVFTAIGIFASSITENQIVAFIIAVFVSFILYEGFTSLSQINVWSQAAYTISQLGIDFHYNALSRGLIDSRNLLYFLSLIVVMLYATRTVLRSRKW, from the coding sequence ATGTGGCAAATTCTTAAAAAGGAAATGAATAGCTTTCTTAGTTCGCTGATAGGCTATTTGGTAATGGTCATCTTCCTGACCGCTATGGGGCTTTTTGTGTGGGTCTTTCCACAGACGAGCGTCTTGGCGTATGGTTTTGCCGACTTATACGCGCTCTTTTCACTTGCCCCCTATGTCTTTCTCTTTCTTATTCCTGCAATTACGATGCGTGCCTTTGCCGAAGAGCGCAGGGCAGGCACGATGGAATTGCTCCTGACGCGCCCTTTGAGCGATTGGGAAATTATTTTGGGCAAATATTTAGCATGCTTAGGGCTTGCAGTAGTGGCTTTGCTGCCTACTTTGCTCTACTATTACAGCGTCTATCAGTTGGGACTGCCCAAAGGCAACATCGATACCGCTGCCGTTATGGGTTCTTATATCGGACTTTTTTGCTTGGCGGCAGTTTTTACGGCTATTGGTATTTTTGCGTCTTCTATTACCGAAAATCAAATAGTAGCCTTTATCATTGCCGTTTTTGTGAGCTTTATTTTGTATGAAGGCTTTACTTCGCTCTCTCAAATCAATGTTTGGTCGCAGGCAGCTTATACCATTAGCCAATTAGGAATAGATTTTCACTACAACGCCCTTAGCAGAGGTCTGATAGATTCGCGCAACTTGCTCTATTTCCTAAGTCTGATTGTGGTCATGCTCTACGCCACGCGCACAGTGCTAAGGAGCAGAAAATGGTAG
- a CDS encoding BsaWI family type II restriction enzyme: MNIKNLIAMYEREKAQHGKNAYRYVSKLLSEAKDLHQIAFLQSKTAKKAIREGKLPQPDQSWRAFKGKNLEKLIEYIIKDEIQDLGLKVINGNALERTEGKNLTEELSKVKRNLLVDYGEYGYHLPDVDLIIYEPKTSKIIAVLSSKVTLRERVAQTGYWKVKLVADTTTKHIKVYFITPDEDGTLTIKRPTKKGRAIVEIDTDGCYVLSEAQIEESDKVKMFDRFIPDLQVLLNT, translated from the coding sequence ATGAATATTAAAAACTTGATAGCTATGTACGAAAGAGAAAAAGCGCAACATGGAAAAAATGCGTATCGATATGTTTCAAAACTGCTTTCGGAAGCAAAAGACCTGCATCAAATCGCTTTCCTGCAAAGTAAGACAGCCAAAAAAGCAATACGAGAAGGTAAGTTGCCACAGCCAGACCAGTCTTGGCGTGCCTTTAAAGGCAAAAACTTAGAAAAACTCATTGAATACATCATCAAAGATGAAATTCAAGACTTGGGGTTGAAAGTCATCAACGGAAATGCTTTGGAGAGAACAGAAGGCAAAAATCTAACCGAAGAATTAAGTAAAGTCAAGCGAAACTTGTTGGTAGATTATGGTGAATATGGCTATCATCTGCCTGATGTAGATTTGATAATTTATGAACCTAAAACGTCTAAAATTATCGCCGTTTTGTCAAGTAAAGTTACTTTGCGAGAAAGAGTAGCCCAGACAGGCTATTGGAAAGTAAAGTTAGTAGCCGATACAACAACCAAACACATCAAAGTTTATTTCATTACACCAGATGAAGATGGTACGCTGACTATCAAACGCCCAACGAAAAAGGGTAGAGCCATTGTGGAAATAGACACAGACGGCTGCTACGTTCTGAGTGAAGCCCAAATAGAAGAAAGCGATAAGGTGAAAATGTTTGACAGATTCATTCCAGACTTACAAGTCTTACTTAATACTTAA
- a CDS encoding DNA methyltransferase has translation MFDQILIDKSWSFSEYSPKDTSYVTHSYYTYPAKFIPQLASRLILAHSQEGEMVIDPFMGSGTTILESLVHQRVGIGTDINEIAYLVAKTKTTPIKSSDLTQELFSLEMDLKNLTNGRKEYAWEKACQKLYFHERIDYWYKSSQKENLAILLYRILEIEDESIKNFFLVAFAQILKTCSIWLQKSIKPTRDLKKKDYDVLTTFLRQAKKMLKKNEALCQILSPQVAENVEHFRKIACQDARNLPCQNEMASLIVTSPPYVTSYEYADLHQLPLYWLGHLEELAQFRKKFIGSSAAQREEVELHSNLATAIVSKLGNNKKGREVRNYFADMYEVFKEMYRVLKPQGKACIVIGNTNFRGVEIQNAEVFVEQMQQIGFQIFDVVKREIPSKMLPSTRDSQTGQFAKATDANLKLAYPTEYILIMQKSNKYEY, from the coding sequence ATGTTTGACCAAATTTTGATAGACAAGTCATGGAGCTTTTCAGAGTATTCGCCCAAAGACACGTCTTATGTTACGCATAGTTACTACACTTACCCTGCGAAGTTTATTCCACAATTAGCAAGCAGGCTCATTTTGGCGCATAGCCAAGAAGGTGAAATGGTGATAGACCCTTTTATGGGAAGTGGCACGACGATTCTGGAAAGCCTTGTTCATCAAAGGGTTGGGATAGGAACGGACATTAACGAAATTGCTTATCTGGTAGCAAAAACCAAAACTACGCCTATTAAGTCGAGTGATTTGACACAAGAGCTATTTTCATTGGAAATGGATTTAAAAAATCTTACAAATGGTAGAAAAGAATATGCTTGGGAAAAAGCCTGTCAAAAACTTTACTTTCATGAGAGAATAGATTATTGGTATAAATCTTCTCAAAAAGAAAATTTAGCAATTTTGCTTTATAGAATATTAGAGATTGAAGACGAAAGTATCAAAAATTTCTTTTTAGTTGCCTTTGCTCAAATTTTGAAAACCTGCTCTATTTGGCTGCAAAAAAGCATCAAACCCACGCGGGATTTGAAGAAAAAAGATTATGATGTCTTGACTACATTTTTGCGGCAGGCTAAAAAAATGCTCAAAAAAAATGAGGCTTTGTGCCAAATATTGTCCCCACAAGTTGCTGAAAATGTGGAGCATTTTAGAAAAATAGCGTGTCAAGATGCCCGAAATTTACCCTGTCAAAATGAAATGGCAAGCCTTATCGTAACAAGTCCGCCTTATGTAACGAGCTATGAGTATGCCGACTTGCACCAACTTCCCTTATATTGGTTAGGGCATTTAGAAGAGTTGGCACAATTTCGTAAAAAGTTTATTGGTTCTTCGGCTGCACAAAGAGAAGAAGTTGAACTGCACAGCAATTTGGCAACTGCAATCGTGTCAAAATTGGGTAATAATAAAAAAGGGCGTGAGGTTCGCAATTACTTCGCTGATATGTACGAGGTTTTCAAGGAAATGTATCGCGTACTCAAACCGCAGGGCAAGGCTTGTATCGTGATTGGCAATACAAATTTTAGAGGCGTGGAAATCCAAAATGCAGAGGTCTTTGTCGAACAAATGCAGCAGATTGGTTTTCAAATTTTTGACGTTGTAAAAAGAGAAATTCCTTCTAAAATGTTGCCTTCTACCAGAGATAGCCAGACAGGGCAATTTGCCAAAGCTACTGATGCCAACTTGAAATTGGCGTATCCTACCGAATATATCTTAATCATGCAAAAAAGCAACAAGTATGAATATTAA
- a CDS encoding GAF domain-containing protein produces the protein MAKPAFWLYLSLRTFRGKIVLGSTFLGVLTLAFFILYLLYIEAQLITPYHHIVNNTVPTQYYCKVVEDCINSSTSATAVYLSTGEESYRAEREAIWKECEQALDMLGNYTNTWQDETIVSLLYNVKTKANRLRKEQEHVEQLYFVKRLNLKEEVRDERVRQIDQLKMLAADARAELELIINIQRQEIARTRATIDFSLFQLKYIYTTILTSLMAVACVFVAYQINHALLTRLRRLKVQLREYTKGAIPTPIPIEQADEITPIEMAANHPNQDLRSIKEFAQKVGEEKYDTQLTAFNQSGEIGNALMQMRDSLRIVAEKEDKISWGIAGEARFAQILRISTQNIEELCDIFLKELVAYLKAAQASIFIYYPKASPYQEDTLEVKAWYAYDTKRYRMRQIAVGEGILGEAFRENRLLYIDRVPESHLEIVSGLGDSKPHSLLIVPICIGNQKEGVLELATLHKMQPHEIEFVEKIMESLASAVIAVRTNEKTRKLLEESQQQAEALRAQEEEMRQNLEELQATQEEMERKERAIKKMLDEAAENEQKLRSYVQQLEEARQAVEEKNKEIELFKEEEKNRTETQLKAQKALLERVKKRYDEQEAQAQARIAALEKQLNDLNKS, from the coding sequence ATGGCAAAACCAGCATTTTGGCTTTATCTAAGCCTTCGCACTTTTCGCGGAAAAATCGTCTTGGGCAGTACCTTTTTAGGCGTACTCACTTTGGCGTTTTTTATCCTATACTTGCTTTACATCGAGGCACAACTTATCACGCCCTACCACCATATCGTCAATAATACCGTCCCGACGCAGTATTATTGCAAGGTAGTAGAGGATTGTATCAATAGCAGCACCAGCGCAACTGCTGTCTATCTTTCCACAGGCGAGGAAAGCTATCGTGCCGAAAGAGAAGCGATTTGGAAAGAGTGTGAGCAGGCACTCGATATGTTGGGAAATTATACCAATACTTGGCAAGATGAAACCATTGTGTCGCTTCTCTACAATGTCAAGACGAAGGCAAACCGTTTGCGAAAGGAACAAGAACACGTAGAACAGCTTTATTTTGTAAAACGCCTCAATCTCAAAGAAGAAGTACGCGACGAGCGTGTCCGACAAATAGACCAGCTCAAAATGCTTGCCGCCGACGCGCGTGCCGAACTCGAACTTATCATCAACATTCAAAGGCAGGAAATTGCACGCACACGCGCTACCATCGATTTTAGCCTCTTCCAACTCAAATATATCTATACCACTATCCTGACTTCGCTCATGGCAGTGGCTTGTGTTTTTGTCGCCTATCAAATCAATCATGCCCTTCTCACGCGCCTAAGAAGGCTTAAAGTACAACTGCGCGAATACACAAAGGGCGCGATTCCTACCCCTATCCCCATAGAGCAGGCTGACGAAATCACGCCCATCGAGATGGCGGCAAACCACCCCAATCAAGACTTACGTAGCATTAAAGAATTTGCCCAAAAGGTAGGCGAAGAAAAATACGACACCCAACTTACTGCCTTCAACCAATCAGGGGAGATAGGCAACGCCCTAATGCAGATGCGCGATAGCTTGCGCATTGTCGCTGAAAAGGAAGACAAAATCTCTTGGGGCATAGCAGGGGAGGCGCGTTTTGCACAAATTCTGCGCATTAGCACCCAAAATATAGAAGAACTCTGCGATATTTTCCTAAAAGAATTAGTCGCCTATTTGAAGGCTGCACAAGCGAGCATCTTTATTTATTATCCCAAAGCAAGCCCTTATCAAGAGGATACCTTAGAAGTAAAAGCCTGGTATGCCTACGATACAAAACGGTATAGAATGCGCCAAATCGCCGTAGGAGAGGGTATCTTGGGCGAGGCTTTTCGTGAAAATCGCCTACTCTACATCGATAGAGTGCCTGAAAGCCACCTCGAAATCGTTTCGGGGTTAGGCGATTCAAAACCACATTCTTTGCTCATTGTGCCGATTTGCATTGGCAACCAAAAAGAAGGCGTGTTAGAATTGGCTACCTTACATAAGATGCAGCCACACGAAATAGAATTTGTAGAAAAAATCATGGAAAGTTTGGCTTCGGCAGTTATTGCAGTGCGAACCAATGAAAAAACTCGTAAGCTCCTCGAAGAATCACAGCAGCAGGCAGAAGCCCTACGCGCACAAGAAGAGGAAATGCGACAAAATTTAGAAGAACTACAAGCCACACAAGAGGAGATGGAGCGCAAAGAGCGTGCTATCAAAAAGATGCTCGACGAGGCAGCAGAAAACGAGCAGAAATTACGTTCGTATGTTCAGCAGTTAGAAGAAGCACGACAAGCGGTAGAGGAGAAAAATAAGGAAATCGAGCTTTTCAAAGAGGAAGAGAAAAATCGTACCGAAACCCAACTAAAAGCCCAAAAAGCACTTTTAGAGCGTGTCAAGAAGCGATACGACGAGCAGGAAGCGCAGGCGCAGGCGCGTATTGCGGCTTTGGAAAAACAGCTAAATGATTTAAACAAATCATAA
- a CDS encoding ABC transporter ATP-binding protein, producing the protein MAQKEQANQKIFDYATLKKIFPFVRPYLRHFYGVLLLTILLGVIAPVRPYLIKYTVDDHIATGNFAGLNQMLVLMLVFVLLQGLMEFAHNYYSGWLGQYVVRDVRVRVFEHILKLRLSFFDKTPVGRLVTRNISDVQTLSDIFTQGLANIIGDILQIIFIFSAMLYLDWKLTLVSLTVLPFLIVSTYIFKEKIKVAFNLTRTAVSNLNSFVQEHITGMAIVQIFNSEKREYEKFKDINRDHKKAQIKTVLYYSLYFPVAEIVTAAGTGLVVWYGAKSVLESHLELGTLIAFILFLNMFFRPIRMLADRFNTLQMGIVGSDRIIQLLEDTAQIQVDGTFAPETLVGDISFQKVWFAYNEPDFVLKDISFEVRRGETIAFVGATGAGKSSIINLINRFYEIQEGKILIDGYDLNDFKLEALRRHIGVVLQDVFLFSGTILENITLGNPDISEERVRQVAKFIGASEFIERLPDNFHYKVQERGATLSVGQRQLISFVRAMVYDPKVIILDEATSSVDSETEELIQVAIEKMMQGRTAIVIAHRLATIQKADQIIVLDKGSIVEKGTHDELLRQDGYYKQLYEMQFAHSL; encoded by the coding sequence ATGGCGCAAAAAGAACAGGCAAATCAAAAAATCTTTGATTATGCCACGCTCAAAAAAATATTCCCCTTTGTACGTCCATACCTCCGCCATTTTTACGGTGTGCTGTTGCTTACCATTTTGCTTGGCGTGATTGCTCCTGTTCGTCCGTATCTGATAAAATATACCGTAGATGACCATATCGCGACGGGTAATTTTGCAGGACTCAACCAAATGCTGGTCTTGATGCTCGTCTTTGTCCTTTTGCAAGGGCTGATGGAATTTGCACACAACTATTATTCGGGGTGGCTTGGGCAGTATGTCGTGCGCGACGTGCGCGTGCGTGTATTTGAGCATATTCTCAAATTGCGCCTTAGTTTTTTCGATAAAACCCCCGTTGGTAGGCTTGTTACACGCAATATCTCTGATGTGCAGACGCTTTCGGATATTTTTACACAGGGTTTGGCAAATATTATCGGCGATATTCTACAAATCATCTTTATTTTTAGTGCCATGCTTTATTTGGATTGGAAACTAACCTTAGTGAGCCTAACGGTGTTGCCTTTCCTGATTGTCAGCACCTACATCTTCAAAGAAAAAATAAAGGTAGCCTTCAATCTCACGCGCACTGCTGTTTCTAATCTCAATTCCTTTGTGCAGGAACACATCACAGGCATGGCGATTGTTCAGATTTTTAATAGTGAAAAAAGAGAATACGAAAAGTTTAAAGACATCAATCGCGACCATAAAAAAGCCCAAATCAAGACGGTTTTGTACTATTCGCTTTATTTTCCTGTGGCTGAAATTGTTACGGCAGCAGGGACGGGCTTAGTGGTTTGGTATGGGGCAAAAAGCGTTTTAGAATCTCACTTAGAATTGGGAACGCTTATCGCTTTTATTCTTTTTCTGAATATGTTTTTCCGCCCTATTCGCATGTTGGCAGATAGGTTCAATACGTTGCAGATGGGCATTGTCGGTTCGGATAGGATAATTCAGCTTTTAGAAGATACGGCGCAAATTCAAGTAGATGGCACTTTCGCACCAGAAACCTTAGTGGGCGACATCTCTTTCCAAAAAGTTTGGTTTGCCTACAACGAGCCAGATTTTGTCTTGAAGGACATCTCCTTTGAAGTCCGACGAGGTGAAACGATTGCCTTCGTAGGGGCAACGGGAGCAGGCAAATCTTCTATCATCAATCTTATCAACCGTTTCTATGAAATTCAAGAGGGCAAAATCTTGATAGATGGTTACGATTTAAACGATTTTAAGTTGGAGGCTTTGCGCAGACATATCGGTGTGGTCTTGCAAGATGTATTTCTTTTTTCGGGTACAATTTTAGAAAACATAACCTTAGGCAACCCCGACATTTCGGAAGAAAGGGTGCGTCAGGTAGCCAAATTTATAGGCGCAAGCGAATTTATAGAACGCCTACCCGACAATTTTCACTACAAGGTGCAGGAGCGCGGCGCGACCCTTTCCGTAGGGCAGCGGCAGCTTATTTCCTTTGTGCGTGCTATGGTCTATGACCCGAAGGTTATTATTTTAGATGAAGCCACCTCCTCGGTAGATTCTGAAACAGAAGAACTTATCCAAGTCGCCATCGAAAAAATGATGCAGGGCAGAACTGCCATTGTCATTGCGCACCGTTTGGCTACTATCCAGAAAGCCGACCAAATTATTGTCTTAGATAAGGGCAGTATCGTAGAAAAAGGCACACACGACGAGCTGCTCCGCCAAGATGGTTATTACAAACAACTCTATGAAATGCAGTTTGCACATAGTTTGTAG
- a CDS encoding PAS domain S-box protein, with the protein MREKIYYWGLRPLQLILTAIFVLGLFSAYLFTFWKQKEFETREAQMRWAQQALVQLQSLQNASLTFVQVPTPQKASGLENALQKAEAHFYPNAESAEAALLQALPPSTWRSLQAARQEWKSLQLPLQGLLALPKQSGLSQTDSLLQTYRLQSFEEAQLKLAQSLLFIQTDTKAAFQNELAKTQGEFQMGLSASLIGSFLLVVILIFLIRQYFLSPIQKIATQVGKMAQGDLEKNISYQQNNNLGQIGKGVNILLEEVRRTSFFIQNLTEGNLEQQYQSQFVQQTELEKAILRMQSQMQQVAEQESQRRWIADGLARFVEILRQNNNDLQKLADDLILNLVSYMQVNQGGLFIVRLPEDEAAGYFELLACVAYDRKKHQTKTIGLREGLLGQVYVEKEVIYLKEIPNEYLQITSGLGQANPQHLLIVPLKTQEKVLGVLELASFAEIPDYKRDFIVRLGESLAVALQNVQTNEHTKVLLAESQKLAQNLKDREEVLKRALEKMKAVQGEMETKELQLSGQLTAINSTLATVSYSPKGLILQANNIFLELVGYDFAEIERKHHQLFMPLQEGKSEQYNAFWQELAAGKAQSGEFKFLGRNGIEIWLAATFTPMFDVQGKVESILQLAQDITEVKTRSLDYEQQLKAVENSAALALYDKEGILLYANQEFSALTGYQVSDILGKNHKVFALAQESQGHGYVEFWEKLRTGESIRGEYERIGKNGEHYWEQASYNPILDLNGKVVKVIAFSQDITTRKHLELVNNNQILELQSVEEELRQNLEEMAATQEELERQALQNEAIKNELAARQGVIDKSALVTESDLYGTITYVNERFTQISQYTPEEAVGKPHSILRHPDTPKAVFKKMWETIKAGKIFQATYANRAKDGSTYWVETTIAPILDKSGKPVKYIGVRFDITEKVKQQDEVSRLLFQAQQQNEELRAQEEEIRQNMEEMAATQEALQRKEEELSASLNAIDRTLATISFAPDGKILDFNESFEKIIGYPKSELIGRHHSLLLEEADSKSKGYEKFWQQLRAGIAQSGEFKRLNKNGDFVWLSATYTPIIRRDGSVERVMKLAIDITDTKIKTQQYAQELEKLAQNFAILSIDAKGKISDLNEVFSQITNYGKQELIGRDWQYLFTPLAGSDLNLNEWSEKLWRGTNQKALLLCKSKQEKTPLIKFLVDALPLQDEEGEIRQVVFYLSPLEG; encoded by the coding sequence ATGCGCGAAAAAATTTACTATTGGGGGCTTCGTCCGCTCCAACTGATATTGACTGCCATTTTTGTCTTGGGTCTTTTTTCGGCTTACCTCTTTACCTTTTGGAAACAAAAAGAATTTGAAACGCGGGAGGCACAGATGCGTTGGGCGCAGCAAGCCCTTGTCCAGCTGCAAAGCTTACAAAATGCAAGCCTGACCTTTGTGCAGGTGCCTACGCCTCAAAAGGCAAGTGGGCTTGAAAATGCTTTGCAGAAGGCAGAAGCCCATTTCTACCCTAATGCCGAATCCGCAGAGGCGGCACTTTTGCAAGCCCTACCGCCTTCCACTTGGCGCAGTTTGCAGGCAGCGCGGCAGGAATGGAAAAGTTTGCAGTTGCCCTTGCAAGGCTTATTAGCCTTGCCCAAACAGAGCGGTTTGAGCCAGACCGATAGCCTTTTGCAGACTTATCGCTTGCAGAGTTTTGAAGAAGCACAGCTCAAATTGGCGCAAAGCCTACTTTTTATCCAAACGGACACAAAGGCAGCTTTTCAAAATGAGTTGGCAAAAACGCAGGGCGAATTTCAGATGGGGCTTTCGGCTTCTTTGATTGGCAGTTTTTTATTGGTCGTGATTTTGATATTTTTAATACGTCAATATTTTTTAAGTCCGATTCAAAAAATTGCGACACAGGTAGGAAAAATGGCACAAGGCGATTTGGAAAAAAATATTTCCTACCAACAAAATAACAATCTGGGACAAATTGGAAAAGGGGTCAATATCTTATTAGAAGAAGTCCGCCGCACCTCTTTTTTTATCCAAAACCTAACAGAGGGCAATTTGGAGCAGCAGTACCAAAGCCAATTTGTGCAACAGACGGAATTGGAAAAGGCTATCTTGCGCATGCAAAGCCAAATGCAGCAGGTTGCCGAGCAGGAAAGCCAACGCCGCTGGATTGCAGACGGTTTGGCACGTTTTGTAGAGATTTTGCGCCAAAACAACAACGATTTACAGAAATTAGCCGACGACTTAATCCTCAATCTGGTCAGCTATATGCAGGTAAATCAGGGCGGACTTTTTATTGTGCGCCTACCCGAAGATGAAGCCGCAGGCTATTTTGAGCTTCTGGCGTGTGTGGCGTATGATAGAAAAAAACATCAGACCAAAACCATTGGCTTGCGAGAGGGGCTTTTAGGGCAGGTCTATGTAGAAAAAGAGGTCATTTATCTGAAAGAAATTCCCAACGAATACTTGCAAATTACTTCGGGATTGGGGCAGGCAAATCCGCAACATCTTCTTATTGTGCCTTTGAAGACGCAAGAAAAAGTCTTGGGCGTTCTCGAATTGGCTTCTTTTGCCGAAATTCCCGACTACAAGCGCGATTTTATCGTCCGCTTAGGTGAAAGTTTGGCAGTGGCTCTGCAAAATGTGCAGACCAACGAGCATACGAAGGTACTTTTAGCCGAGTCGCAAAAATTGGCACAAAACCTCAAAGACCGCGAAGAGGTACTCAAAAGAGCTTTGGAAAAGATGAAGGCAGTGCAGGGCGAAATGGAAACAAAGGAGCTACAACTTTCAGGGCAGCTAACGGCTATCAATAGCACCTTAGCCACTGTGAGTTATTCGCCCAAAGGCTTGATTTTGCAGGCAAATAATATCTTTTTAGAGTTGGTAGGATATGATTTTGCCGAAATTGAGCGCAAGCACCATCAACTTTTTATGCCCCTACAAGAGGGCAAATCCGAGCAGTACAATGCCTTTTGGCAGGAACTTGCGGCAGGAAAGGCGCAATCGGGCGAATTTAAGTTTTTGGGGCGCAATGGCATAGAAATTTGGCTGGCGGCTACTTTTACGCCTATGTTTGATGTGCAGGGAAAGGTGGAAAGCATCTTACAATTAGCACAAGACATCACCGAAGTCAAGACGCGCTCCTTAGATTACGAGCAACAACTGAAAGCCGTAGAAAATTCGGCTGCCTTAGCTCTTTATGACAAAGAAGGCATTTTATTGTATGCCAATCAAGAGTTTTCCGCACTTACGGGCTATCAGGTGTCTGATATTTTGGGCAAAAACCATAAAGTCTTTGCTCTTGCCCAAGAAAGTCAGGGACATGGCTATGTCGAGTTTTGGGAAAAATTGCGGACGGGCGAATCTATCAGAGGCGAATATGAGCGTATCGGCAAAAATGGCGAACATTATTGGGAACAAGCCTCCTACAATCCTATCCTCGACCTAAATGGAAAAGTCGTCAAAGTCATTGCTTTTTCGCAGGACATCACCACGCGCAAGCACCTCGAACTTGTCAATAACAACCAAATTTTAGAATTGCAATCCGTAGAAGAAGAATTGCGACAAAATTTGGAAGAAATGGCGGCGACCCAAGAGGAATTAGAACGCCAAGCCCTTCAAAATGAAGCCATTAAAAATGAATTAGCCGCAAGGCAGGGCGTTATTGATAAGTCTGCCCTTGTTACAGAGTCGGATTTGTATGGTACAATTACTTATGTAAATGAAAGATTTACCCAGATTTCGCAATACACACCCGAAGAAGCCGTAGGCAAGCCGCACAGCATTTTGCGACACCCTGATACGCCCAAAGCCGTTTTCAAAAAGATGTGGGAAACGATTAAGGCGGGCAAAATTTTCCAAGCCACTTATGCCAATCGCGCCAAAGATGGCAGTACGTATTGGGTAGAAACTACGATTGCGCCCATTTTGGACAAAAGTGGAAAACCTGTCAAATACATTGGCGTTAGGTTTGATATTACCGAAAAGGTAAAACAGCAAGACGAAGTCAGCCGCCTGCTCTTTCAAGCCCAACAGCAAAATGAGGAACTTCGCGCACAGGAGGAGGAAATTCGCCAAAATATGGAGGAAATGGCGGCGACCCAAGAGGCTTTGCAGCGAAAAGAGGAGGAGCTAAGTGCCTCGCTCAATGCCATAGACCGCACTTTGGCTACCATTTCTTTTGCCCCCGACGGCAAAATTTTAGACTTCAATGAGTCCTTTGAAAAGATTATCGGCTATCCCAAATCAGAACTTATTGGCAGGCATCATAGCCTACTTTTAGAAGAAGCCGATTCGAAAAGCAAAGGATATGAAAAGTTTTGGCAGCAGCTTCGTGCAGGCATCGCGCAAAGTGGTGAATTTAAAAGGCTCAATAAAAATGGCGATTTCGTGTGGCTTAGTGCCACTTATACTCCCATCATCAGGCGCGACGGCAGCGTTGAGCGCGTCATGAAGTTAGCCATCGATATCACCGATACCAAAATCAAGACGCAACAGTATGCGCAAGAGTTGGAAAAGTTAGCACAAAACTTTGCCATTTTATCGATTGATGCAAAAGGAAAGATTAGTGATTTGAACGAAGTATTTTCACAAATAACAAACTATGGCAAGCAGGAGTTGATAGGCAGAGATTGGCAATATCTCTTTACGCCTTTGGCAGGTTCAGACCTGAATTTGAACGAATGGTCAGAAAAACTATGGCGCGGAACAAACCAGAAAGCCCTTCTACTTTGTAAAAGTAAGCAGGAAAAAACGCCGCTTATCAAGTTCCTTGTAGATGCGCTCCCTTTGCAAGATGAAGAGGGCGAAATCAGACAGGTTGTTTTTTACCTCTCGCCTTTGGAAGGGTAG